Proteins encoded by one window of Salvia splendens isolate huo1 chromosome 5, SspV2, whole genome shotgun sequence:
- the LOC121803296 gene encoding hydroxyproline O-arabinosyltransferase RDN2-like yields MRKPPAFFMALLSIGSFLFTYNFVSIVVTSNEKHNKFVLDPLVEMPDHVKRSRNHRRPFHVALTATDTPYSKWQCRIMYYWYNKKKDLPRSNMGKLTRILHSGGPDNLMDEIPTVVVDPLPPGLDRGYVVLNRPWAFVQWLEKFTIEEEYIMMAEPDHIFLKPLPNLAYGDYPVAFPFFYIKPVENEKLIRKFFPEAMGPVSNVDPIGNSPVIIKKDLLMEIAPTWLNVSLKMKNDPETDRKFGWVLEMYGYAVASALHGVQHILRNDFILQPPYDMETQTKFILHYTYACDFNLKGELIYPKVGEWRFDKRAYLDAPPPQNLPLPPRGVPESVVTLVRLVNEATAKLPNWQTTEEVNSSSIGRS; encoded by the exons ATGAGGAAACCACCAGCCTTTTTCATGGCACTCTTGTCTATTGGGAGTTTCCTCTTTACCTATAATTTTGTGTCAATAGTTGTAACATCTAATGAGAAGCATAATAAATTTGTCTTGGATCCTTTGGTTGAGATGCCAGATCATGTGAAAAGATCGAGGAATCATCGACGACCTTTTCATGTCGCCCTGACAGCCACGGATACGCCTTACAGCAAATGGCAGTGCCGTATAATGTACTACTGGTACAACAAGAAGAAGGATCTTCCCAGATCAAACATGGGAAAGCTCACCAGAATCCTTCATTCCGGGGGTCCAGACAACCTCATGGATGAGATTCCCACTGTCGTGGTTGATCCTCTACCCCCGGGTTTGGACCGG GGCTATGTTGTCTTAAATAGGCCTTGGGCTTTCGTGCAATGGCTGGAGAAGTTTACGATTGAAGAAGA ATATATAATGATGGCAGAGCCTGATCACATATTTCTAAAACCGCTGCCTAATTTGGCTTACGGGGATTATCCTGTAGCGTTCCCGTTTTTCTATATCAAACCGGTGGAAAATGAGAAGCTCATTCGTAAGTTCTTCCCTGAGGCGATGGGGCCAGTGTCGAATGTTGATCCCATAGGAAACTCTCCTGTTATAATTAAGAAG GATTTGCTGATGGAAATTGCACCAACCTGGTTGAACGTCTCGTTGAAAATGAAAAACGATCCTGAGACGGATCGTAAGTTTGGATGGGTGTTGGAAAT GTATGGGTATGCTGTGGCCTCAGCTCTTCACGGGGTGCAGCATATTCTTCGGAATGACTTCATTTTGCAG CCTCCTTATGACATGGAAACACAAACCAAGTTTATTCTTCATTACACTTATGCATGTGACTTCAACTTGAAG GGAGAGTTAATTTACCCAAAAGTTGGGGAGTGGCGTTTTGATAAGCGAGCGTATCTTGATGCACCTCCGCCTCAGAATCTGCCATTGCCTCCTCGCGGTGTCCCTGAAAGTGTG GTCACTCTTGTAAGGTTGGTGAACGAAGCGACCGCTAAGCTTCCCAATTGGCAAACAACAGAAGAAGTTAACAGCTCTAGTATTGGGAGAAGTTGA